One segment of Desulfovibrio sp. JC010 DNA contains the following:
- the tyrS gene encoding tyrosine--tRNA ligase has translation MNIYDELKWRGLINQVSDEEKVREYLDTPGQYMYCGFDPTADSLHIGNLVPLLCLVRMKRAGHNPLFLLGGATGRIGDPSGKDKEREFTSIDKVESQAANIQAQIEAFCERNTGEKAEVVNNYDWTKDISYLDMLRDVGKHFTINWMMAKESVKGRFGRDDVGISYTEFSYMILQGYDFYHLFKEKGCQLQIGGGDQWGNITAGCELIRRKAQGEGFAVTFPLITTASGQKFGKSEGNAVFLNAELTSPYTFYQFWINTDDRDVINFLKYFTFLTEEEIAEIAKEHEEAPHMRAAHKRLAEETTIMIHGKEELEKVQAATAALFGKGDIKSVDAATLRGAMEAAPGVEYAKSDLPDLPQILLDLGMVKSKGQARKDIKGGGLYINNERVAEFDYVPGDGDFIGGECMLIRKGKKNYGLVTLK, from the coding sequence TCTGACGAAGAGAAGGTACGCGAGTATCTGGATACTCCGGGTCAGTACATGTATTGCGGCTTCGACCCCACTGCGGACAGCCTGCATATCGGTAACCTTGTTCCCCTGCTTTGCCTTGTGCGCATGAAGCGTGCGGGCCATAATCCCCTTTTCCTGCTCGGCGGCGCAACCGGACGTATCGGCGACCCCAGCGGCAAGGACAAGGAACGTGAATTTACTTCCATCGATAAAGTGGAATCTCAGGCTGCAAATATTCAGGCTCAGATTGAAGCTTTCTGCGAACGCAACACCGGCGAGAAAGCTGAGGTTGTGAACAACTACGACTGGACCAAAGATATTTCCTATCTTGATATGCTGCGCGATGTGGGCAAGCATTTCACCATTAACTGGATGATGGCCAAAGAGTCCGTGAAAGGCCGTTTCGGTCGCGACGATGTAGGTATTTCCTACACCGAATTCAGTTACATGATCCTGCAGGGTTACGATTTCTATCACCTGTTCAAGGAAAAAGGCTGCCAGCTCCAGATCGGCGGCGGCGACCAGTGGGGCAACATCACCGCGGGTTGCGAATTGATCCGCCGTAAGGCGCAGGGCGAAGGTTTTGCTGTAACCTTCCCGCTGATTACCACCGCATCCGGCCAGAAGTTCGGTAAGAGTGAAGGCAACGCAGTTTTCCTGAATGCTGAACTCACTTCCCCGTACACTTTCTACCAGTTCTGGATCAATACCGACGACCGTGACGTGATCAACTTCCTCAAGTACTTCACTTTCCTCACCGAGGAAGAGATTGCCGAGATCGCCAAAGAGCACGAAGAAGCTCCGCATATGCGCGCAGCGCACAAGCGTTTGGCCGAAGAGACCACTATTATGATCCACGGTAAGGAAGAACTGGAAAAAGTTCAGGCCGCAACCGCAGCTCTGTTCGGTAAGGGCGACATCAAGTCCGTTGACGCCGCAACCCTGCGCGGAGCCATGGAAGCTGCTCCCGGAGTAGAATACGCCAAATCCGATCTGCCCGACCTGCCTCAGATTCTGCTTGACCTCGGTATGGTTAAGTCCAAAGGTCAGGCCCGCAAGGATATCAAGGGCGGCGGTCTGTACATCAACAACGAGCGCGTTGCCGAGTTCGACTACGTGCCCGGTGATGGCGACTTCATCGGCGGCGAATGCATGCTGATCCGCAAAGGTAAGAAGAACTACGGTCTTGTTACTTTGAAGTAG